The following DNA comes from Elusimicrobiaceae bacterium.
GGTACTTGTTTTTTTACGTCTGAATCAGTTTCCAAAGGCCACCCGGATAAGGTGTGCGATCAAATTTCCGATGCTATTTTAGATGCTATTTTAAGCAAAGATAAAGCGGCCCGTGTCGCCTGCGAAACCTATATTACGCGTGGTTTAGTGGTTGTGGGTGGAGAAATTACCACCAAGAC
Coding sequences within:
- a CDS encoding methionine adenosyltransferase (catalyzes the formation of S-adenosylmethionine from methionine and ATP; methionine adenosyltransferase), translated to MIKQGTCFFTSESVSKGHPDKVCDQISDAILDAILSKDKAARVACETYITRGLVVVGGEITTKTWVDVEHIVRELLKDIGYTDSKYGFNADTCAVVNVVGKQSPDISQ